One Anopheles marshallii chromosome 3, idAnoMarsDA_429_01, whole genome shotgun sequence genomic region harbors:
- the LOC128714625 gene encoding uncharacterized protein LOC128714625: protein MHSINLDNCEGEGLANPTRSNLSPVEDGEPTREERLDETDENDNSSKSQRIIQMSSSAYDRIFHRTDRMSERKSSSVLSSPGPSSSLKEPEMKRETPTAGSPQSNIIFHRTYNKKSSQVVSREKALENYPGQLSATARRPVICVEDIRLRIGLPNRHGNVLFRSDVSSHTDDGPISRINNSQSCIIRRSFHKESLMSCGIAKIRLEQDASRSDGGKDGSRKRVSYSYGKKDRPVTQLTFNSESGTVQCEQPSAEDMEIGEEPVGQEFVTYNAEEAVEASSMANSYGDEDSSGWSKHFSTRHSMAHRRHASADDGQPTSLSEFDLMLQKINQSVPPMSHLDRIDQWRVTPEDLLHSIPTKAQIETSSSWSCAKRPYYYDATNGSSDEDSDTLEDTAGAAGASGGPCTSAGLQARSVKKRRPIDDGGAPLESPNTAIANPMSATLQLWNGAGHNDGKGLDFRKSQVNPEIDKPTKQNGVAPDSSQVLVRKNYYKLPTRYRASMEREREGDQIEESDLAGTSLPSYKANPYAYLLSRDEEEREKFLQYLRISPVFRTDEQVATGTRIRGPVEKCSAAGVTGTNESNANMINPTNVVSSSKPKTKSRPKVKQTKRKPTSKHRAHPSIIASSGLRGVRRLVLSSSLRSGKVIRYRNNRSHERHVAKSRRRPIPKSISSVPSVQKKQTQPSLSTEKDVENQEKCHPDGKIDQQQQVAASLPSTSSSTLMGKKGKSATQRNRCSVDSAVSSSTSAEMHAEQQQPVGNRSKECQTIETIPPDQAPAPVPIINEGKRMRNPLNRAEGDVLHLFLLGEQLVVVQKELVSFWRYSRLCLFLGVKQEWQRRAQIRRWNHDTEVDMQNARRIVLNKQDPIYLEPRARNLSEDKSRICPLASIYVNAYFLDTVAVPKVTKVSDGNVPIAAGDDNVDENGADEFDELLRLKSFQLDTVKSSLDDIRFLPLPNTRDFLISWHEHVSQLESRTGLCKYSLTADLQTLACIRDFMPVKQKLTTIKCINDKKLVGMGHTTIHIWCYESGFILHTVDLKLELGINICCFLHIEENNDNTLLMLQMHQSDDPGTSHNRRLLKVIALNLYKVTWYIAHSYEIALASKSITSESQQWALDENNGCHRQCLTFDSGELLMVSLNDPTVCWTNHQRLHKDLQRAENGSLHIYSRLRSNDGGSDLYRPRERILNAGHWNGGRDLVFLSDQFLTVKTIDEYMVEEGKR from the exons ATGCATTCGATCAACCTGGACAACTGTGAAGGGGAAGGATTGGCGAACCCGACGAGAAGCAATCTCTCCCCGGTCGAGGACGGTGAACCCACGCGTGAAGAAAGACTGGACGAAACGGATGAGAATGataacagcagcaaaagccAACGCATTATCCAAATGAGCTCATCAGCGTATGACCGAATATTCCACAGGACGGATCGGATGTCGGAGCGAAAATCTTCCTCCGTGTTAAGCTCTCCCGGTCCATCCTCATCGCTAAAAGAGCCAGAAATGAAGCGAGAAACACCGACAGCTGGTTCTCCACAGAGCAACATAATTTTTCATCGCACCTACAATAAAAAATCCTCCCAGGTGGTGTCTCGCGAAAAAGCGCTAGAAAATTACCCAGGGCAACTGTCAGCGACGGCACGGCGTCCTGTGATTTGTGTCGAGGATATTCGATTGCGTATTGGTTTGCCGAATCGCCATGGTAACGTGCTCTTTCGATCTGACGTCT CAAGCCATACCGACGACGGCCCGATCAGTCGAATCAACAATTCTCAGTCTTGCATCATTCGGAGGTCGTTTCACAAGGAAAGCCTCATGTCGTGTGGCATTGCCAAGATTCGTCTAGAGCAGGATGCGTCGCGCTCGGACGGTGGTAAAGATGGAAGTCGCAAACGTGTCAGTTATTCTTACGGTAAGAAGGATCGCCCGGTGACGCAACTAACGTTTAACTCAGAAAGCGGAACAGTTCAATGCGAACAACCTTCCGCCGAAGATATGGAGATTGGTGAAGAACCGGTAGGCCAAGAATTTGTAACGTACAATGCAGAAGAAGCGGTCGAGGCCAGCTCAATGGCCAACTCGTACGGTGATGAAGATAGTTCCGGTTGGTCAAAGCATTTCTCCACCCGACACAGTATGGCACACCGTCGCCATGCGTCGGCGGACGATGGTCAACCGACGTCACTCAGCGAGTTTGATCTAATGTTGCAAAAGATCAACCAAAGCGTACCACCCATGTCGCACCTGGATCGTATCGACCAGTGGCGCGTAACGCCGGAAGATTTGCTACATTCGATCCCGACCAAGGCTCAGATTGAAACCAGCTCCTCTTGGTCGTGTGCCAAGCGTCCCTACTATTACGATGCCACCAACGGATCGAGCGATGAAGATTCGGACACACTGGAAGATACTGCTGGAGCGGCTGGTGCATCCGGAGGACCTTGCACCAGTGCGGGACTGCAAGCGAGAAGCGTTAAAAAGAGACGTCCGATTGATGATGGTGGCGCACCGTTAGAATCACCCAACACTGCCATAGCTAACCCGATGTCGGCAACATTGCAGCTTTGGAACGGCGCTGGGCACAATGACGGTAAAGGTTTGGATTTTCGGAAAAGTCAAGTTAATCCGGAAATTgataaaccaaccaaacagaACGGAGTAGCGCCGGATTCAAGTCAAGTTTTGGTACggaaaaattattacaaacTACCTACGCGCTATCGTGCTAGTATGGAGCGCGAGCGGGAGGGTGATCAGATAGAAGAATCGGACCTTGCTGGCACCAGCTTGCCGTCCTACAAAGCCAACCCGTACGCCTATCTGCTGAGTCGGGATGAGGAGGAACGAGAGAAATTTTTGCAGTATCTACGCATTAGTCCAGTGTTTCGTACGGATGAGCAGGTGGCGACTGGAACGCGAATCAGAGGCCCGGTGGAGAAATGTAGTGCTGCTGGAGTGACCGGGACGAATGAATCCAACGCAAACATGATAAACCCCACCAATGTCGTCAGCTCGTCGAAACCAAAGACGAAATCGCGGccgaaagtgaaacaaaccaAGAGGAAACCAACCTCCAAACATAGAGCCCATCCGTCGATAATTGCCAGCAGTGGGCTGCGAGGTGTTCGGCGGCTCGTTCTCAGTAGTTCGCTGCGTAGCGGAAAAGTAATACGCTACAGAAACAACCGTTCACATGAACGACATGTCGCCAAATCGAGAAGAAGGCCAATACCGAAGAGTATCTCCAGCGTTCCGTCCGTTCAGAAGAAGCAAACCCAACCTTCTCTTTCTACTGAGAAAGATGTGGAAAATCAGGAAAAGTGCCATCCGGATGGCAAAAttgatcagcagcagcaggtcgCTGCTTCACTACCTTCGACGTCATCTTCCACATTGATGGGCAAGAAGGGGAAAAGtgcaacgcaacgcaaccgCTGTTCCGTGGATAGTGCGGTCAGCAGCTCTACCAGTGCCGAAATGCATGCCGAACAGCAACAGCCGGTGGGTAACCGATCGAAAGAATGTCAAACGATCGAAACCATCCCACCGGACCAGGCACCGGCCCCCGTACCCATTATCAACGAAGGCAAGCGCATGCGAAACCCTCTGAATCGGGCGGAAGGTGACGTGCTGCACCTGTTCCTGCTCGGCGAGCAGCTCGTTGTGGTGCAGAAGGAACTCGTCAGCTTTTGGCGCTATTCGCGACTGTGCTTATTTCTGGGCGTGAAGCAGGAATGGCAACGTCGCGCTCAAATTCGACGCTGGAATCATG ATACGGAGGTGGATATGCAGAATGCTCGTCGTATCGTGTTAAACAAGCAAGATCCCATTTACCTCGAACCAAGGGCGAGGAATTTGAGTGAAGACAAGTCTCGCATATGCCCGCTAGCGTCGATCTACGTGAATGCGTACTTTCTTGATACCGTGGCCGTACCAAAGGTGACAAAGGTTAGTGATGGTAACGTTCCAATCGCAGCTGGAGACGATAATGTCGACGAGAATGGTGCAGATGAATTCGACGAACTGTTGCGGTTGAAATCATTTCAGTTAGATACAGTCAAAAG CTCATTGGATGATATTCGGTTTTTGCCATTACCGAACACCCGCGACTTTCTCATCAGTTGGCACGAGCACGTGTCACAGCTAGAATCACGCACGGGACTGTGCAAGTATAGTCTGACAGCGGATCTGCAAACGTTGGCCTGCATCCGAGATTTTATGCCCGTCAAGCAAAAGCTAACTACAATTAAATGCATCAACGACAAAAAGCTGGTCGGAATGGGACACACCACGATACACATCTGGTGTTACGAGAGCGGTTTCATCCTTCACACGGTCGATTTGAAGCTGGAGCTGGGAATAAACATTTGTTGTTTCCTACACATTGAAGAG AACAATGACAATACGCTATTAATGCTGCAAATGCACCAGTCGGATGATCCTGGAACGAGCCATAATCGCAGACTGCTGAAAGTGATTGCCCTCAACCTGTACAAAGTGACATGGTACATTGCGCACAGCTATGAGATTGCACTGGCATCGAAGAG TATTACCAGTGAAAGCCAACAGTGGGCACTGGACGAAAACAATGGCTGTCATCGACAATGTTTAACGTTCGACAGTGGAGAATTGCTGATGGTCAGTCTGAATGATCCTACCGTTTGCTGGACGAACCATCAACGATTGCACAAGGATCTGCAGCGTGCGGAAAATGGATCACTACACATTTACAGCCGACTGCGCAGTAACGACGGTGGCAGTGATCTATACCGCCCGCGCGAACGCATACTGAACGCAGGCCACTGGAACGGTGGACGTGATTTGGTGTTTTTGAGCGATCAATTCCTTACTGTTAAGACGATCGATGAGTACATGGTGGAAGAAGGTAAACGATAA
- the LOC128712398 gene encoding tubulin gamma-1 chain: MPRGIITLQLGQCGNQIGFEFWKRLCLEHGISPSGMLREFASDGIDRKDVFFYQADDDHYIPRAVLLDLEPRVIHSIMTSPYAKLYNPENVYLSKDGGGAGNNWASGFSQGEKLHEEVFDIIDREADGSDSLEGFVLCHSIAGGTGSGMGSYIMERLSDHFPKKLIQTYSVFPNQDEISDVVVQPYNSLLTLRRLTSCADCVVVLDNTALNRIATDWLHLENPSFAQINTLVSTIMSVSTTTLRYPSYMNNNLIELIAPLIPTSQLHFLMTGYTPLTTESDTQSVQKTTVLDVMRRLLQPKNMMVSTGPDKTNHHRYISILNIIQGEVNPSQVHQSIQRIRERKLAQFIPWGPASIQVALSRSSPYVQSSHRVTGLMLANHTSICSLFERALGQYDKLRKRGAFLDQFKKEDKFKDDLSEMDEARDVVDALVQEYEVATKENYLSWHGSRAAGGAGTNQ, encoded by the exons ATGCCAAGAGGTATCATTACGTTGCAGCTGGGTCAGTGCGGAAATCAGA TTGGGTTTGAGTTTTGGAAGCGACTGTGTCTGGAACATGGCATCTCACCGTCGGGAATGTTGCGAGAGTTTGCCAGCGATGGTATCGATCGGAAGGATGTGTTTTTCTATCAAGCGGATGATGACCACTACATTCCTCGGGCGGTTCTGCTGGATTTGGAACCGCGTGTGATTCATTCGATCATGACTTCACCGTACGCGAAG CTGTACAATCCGGAAAACGTATACCTGTCGAAGGATGGTGGCGGTGCTGGAAACAACTGGGCTTCCGGGTTTAGTCAGGGTGAAAAACTGCACGAGGAAGTCTTCGACATCATTGACCGGGAAGCGGACGGAAGTGACAGTTTGGAGGGATTCGTGCTGTGTCACTCGATTGCTGGCGGTACCGGATCCGGTATGGGATCTTACATCATGGAACGGCTTTCGGATCATTTCCCAAAGAAGCTCATCCAGACGTACAGTGTGTTCCCGAATCAGGACGAAATCAGCGATGTGGTGGTGCAACCGTACAACAGTCTGCTGACGCTGCGCCGACTGACCAGCTGTGCCGACTGTGTGGTCGTGCTGGACAATACCGCGCTGAATCGCATCGCGACCGATTGGCTGCATCTGGAGAATCCCAGCTTCGCCCAAATCAACACGCTCGTGTCGACCATCATGTCCGTCAGTACGACCACCCTTCGCTACCCGTCCTACATGAACAACAACCTGATCGAGCTGATCGCACCGCTTATTCCCACGTCCCAGCTACACTTCCTCATGACCGGCTACACACCACTCACGACCGAATCGGACACCCAATCGGTGCAGAAAACGACCGTGCTGGATGTGATGAGACGCTTGCTGCAGCCGAAAAACATGATGGTTTCGACCGGGCCGGACAAAACCAACCATCATCGGTACATTTCCATCCTGAACATCATCCAGGGCGAGGTGAACCCTTCGCAGGTGCATCAGTCGATACAGCGTATCCGGGAGCGCAAGCTGGCCCAGTTCATACCGTGGGGTCCGGCCAGTATTCAGGTGGCATTGTCACGCAGCAGTCCGTATGTGCAGAGCAGCCACCGAGTGACGGGTTTGATGTTGGCCAATCATACCAGCATCTGCTCGCTGTTCGAACGGGCACTGGGACAGTACGACAAGCTGCGTAAGCGTGGTGCCTTCCTGGATCAATTCAAGAAGGAGGACAAGTTTAAGGACGATCTGAGCGAAATGGACGAGGCGCGTGATGTTGTGGATGCGCTCGTGCAGGAGTACGAGGTGGCAACGAAGGAGAATTACCTCAGCTGGCATGGAAGCCGTGCAGCTGGTGGCGCAGGAACAAACCAGTAA
- the LOC128712399 gene encoding WASH complex subunit 2, with translation MGLEESCLLQWYFVYIPSVDALTPEELRKRIPNWSLESDGQLLQYMVSIAKNVENLCSRTRENLDSLMLNVKHSELALANATNQFSAVEQVKFVENRVEEDDESFYGLRRRRQQVDEPRKEAEQEQVDERTLDDLIQLAVERSTERMYQSYEKFPLPLSDTESSDEDYPAPARRTIMQAVPTTYASERLLPLVIGTQNWHNSWHVGLNAGYGSDSDRKEEYSDSPSETDDGGMFPSQPNSKQHTPSESESSIWGTEGRKRAPSLDPSITGDDGSSIYSFASSSKVPRTLPTKQVVVGRSDSSRLKPPSLFPEEPPPEDGRPSKSERGLFDDSPEVDEPMPTPTPQPRQTVPVNDTTKAFFKGNTQPAARKLVNLFDDEPPEPLQDPSVLPERKKTINLFIESDDDEDEVLENVRNNNRTSAIDPKQPILNQVPKHRGSALTSPKPMPELIDELNNNLRKQHEPSAGPELSRVVSTESNRHRPVLANKQRPETNLFDDEPPLDTFDQLFNAAKVSAKQAVRLIDPPAPQMTTSAVRDKIIVNLFAEDDEDDYGGIVVGSNETKSPTKSPQQGTQNISGRIMPPKPVDRLPVGKKKSIFDESESEEDAEAVLFGGSGNVNPVGSTIPKATPKVIKSIFSDSSEAEDDDDEALFGKSSSILKDKLDALKRNVGTVGAHTEQIPPSKMENNLSSKSKSLFDEDSDNDQLVPNDQPLVGSLSKPAAVLEPVKTTKNAPRVSLFDDEPPSDDEDALFGKSATKTDIRNNEVQQQAVSKDELFAGTQSDESVPKQLLESIKSQPARKEAPVDSTNIRSLILKKSIFNSDSESEEDDSIFDTVPKSATIMKNTATPPDANVMVGERELFPEQEESSQMQDTPPNDVEVPSVEIKANVEEDTKSTDEQNEENSSQSIKNAVQNEYNGVVQMPVDQTPFEGSTSKSGNEPSSDGRTYSIEEKDEFPHTKPCDEVENCRPTLEIVIPSNNVQVDTEHSELFAVERSENIEKNHNEHGVDESNTGMMIANDIDYYLHTNETTKDESTPLTPPSAKSEPKSALTFSPIGLFDDVPPPDDGDETDDATQHRQHPHNTVSGEPAMPSIMDDTASYPTESQSLNFIPNSGIGGNRSRYLFDDEPPPDEADNARPKSNFDDLSAGRMGSSVSKGPFDNVAPASLPPMVEDSNRVDSTKPGRLKVNKLNTKININVAALLPGAKRSSGNVSSSSEKVLNDVNNDAITANQMKSTHSGDVSTSEKLTGLNKGRARIPTKRKPPSRQNLRAGTGTGSSSLLSSPREEEHIQNDAEKPTADDRIVVGSEGKIEHIEAGLPQTNFSPVPKRNDDPFVDRLSASVRNPTKRSVLPDGTEGAKPVAVVSVQKTVAKPSTKSIFDDSDSNGEDNDVFTSKLPSKAVPIKKPAPVQEAPTKQPPNVGSRSIFVSDDEDDNAGDGEDDLFGTKVSSIAGQLKSKGVEASASRLGAKTERKGLFDDDDDGMDDDDDLFGSKSRTTAKVNNHQLQLDQTKAGSRSVPIITRPLTTTTQTGDDPLADLLADS, from the exons ATGGGGCTTGAAGAATCTTGCCTTTTGCAATGGTACTTTGTGTATATACCGTCCGTGGAT GCACTCACGCCGGAAGAGCTTCGCAAACGTATTCCGAATTGGTCTCTTGAATCGGACGGCCAACTGTTGCAGTACATGGTTTCGATCGCGAAG AACGTGGAAAATTTATGCAGCAGAACTAGAGAAAACTTAGACAGCTTGATGCTAAATGTAAAACACTCGGAACTGGCATTAGCGAACGCAACGAATCAGTTTTCTGCCGTGGAACAGGTGAAATTTGTTGAAAACCGTGTCGAAGAAGACGATGAAAGTTTCTACGGATTGCGCCGGCGCCGTCAGCAAGTAGATGAACCGCGAAAAGAAGCAGAACAGGAGCAAGTCGACGAACGGACACTAGACGATCTGATCCAGCTAGCAGTGGAACGATCTACAGAACGAATGTATCAATCGTACGAGAAATTTCCGCTTCCGCTATCGGACACTGAATCGAGCGATGAGGATTATCCCGCACCTGCAAGGCGAACAATAATGCAAGCCGTACCAACGACCTACGCATCGGAACGACTCTTGCCGCTTGTGATTGGTACGCAAAATTGGCATAACAGTTGGCACGTAGGATTGAACGCTGGATACGGATCAGATTCGGATCGAAAAGAAGAGTACTCTGACTCACCGAGTGAAACGGATGACGGAGGAATGTTTCCATCTCAACCGAACAGCAAACAGCACACTCCGTCCGAATCGGAAAGCTCAATCTGGGGTACGGAGGGTCGAAAACGGGCACCTTCCCTCGATCCCAGCATCACTGGGGACGATGGATCGTCCATTTATTCGTTTGCTAGTTCGTCGAAGGTTCCTCGTACGTTGCCAACCAAGCAAGTCGTGGTTGGACGGTCGGACAGTTCAAGGCTGAAACCCCCAAGCTTATTCCCAGAAGAACCACCGCCAGAAGATGGCCGGCCATCGAAAAGTGAACGCGGACTGTTTGATGATTCGCCAGAGGTGGACGAACCAAtgccaacaccaacaccacagCCGCGTCAAACAGTGCCGGTAAATGACACCACAAAAGCCTTCTTTAAAGGCAACACCCAACCAGCTGCGCGAAAGCTGGTTAATCTGTTCGATGATGAACCACCGGAACCGTTGCAAGACCCGTCAGTGTTACcggaacgaaagaaaactatTAACCTCTTTATCGAGAGTGACGATGATGAGGACGAGGTTCTGGAGAATGTTCGCAACAATAATCGTACATCGGCGATCGACCCGAAGCAACCGATATTGAATCAGGTACCGAAACATCGTGGATCGGCACTAACGAGTCCCAAACCGATGCCGGAATTGATTGATGAACTTAACAACAATTTGCGAAAGCAACATGAACCTTCTGCTGGGCCAGAACTGTCGCGAGTTGTCTCGACAGAAAGCAATCGACATCGTCCCGTGCTAGCAAATAAGCAACGGCCAGAAACGAATCTTTTCGACGATGAACCACCATTAGATACGTTCGATCAGTTGTTTAATGCGGCAAAAGTTTCCGCTAAGCAAGCTGTTCGACTTATAGACCCACCGGCACCACAGATGACCACAAGTGCGGTGAGAGATAAAATAATCGTAAATCTATTCGCCGAAGATGACGAGGACGATTATGGTGGTATTGTGGTGGGtagcaatgaaacaaaatcgCCAACAAAATCACCCCAACAAGGAACACAAAATATTTCTGGTCGTATCATGCCACCCAAACCGGTAGACCGGTTGCCCGTGGGAAAGAAGAAATCTATCTTTGATGAATCGGAATCAGAGGAGGATGCTgaggccgttttgtttggaGGTTCCGGGAATGTGAATCCGGTTGGGTCAACAATACCAAAAGCTACACCAAAAGTGATCAAGTCTATATTCAGTGATAGCTCCGAAGCggaagatgacgatgatgaggcGCTGTTTGGAAAATCCTCAAGTATCTTGAAGGATAAATTAGATGCATTGAAACGGAACGTTGGTACAGTGGGTGCACATACAGAACAAATTCCACCGAGTAAGATGGAAAATAACCTTTCCAGCAAAAGTAAATCACTTTTTGACGAAGATTCCGACAATGACCAACTTGTCCCAAATGATCAACCATTGGTCGGAAGCTTATCAAAACCAGCAGCCGTGTTGGAGCCTGTTAAAACTACGAAAAACGCTCCGAGAGTGTCTTTATTTGATGATGAACCACCGTCTGACGACGAAGATGCACTGTTTGGCAAAAGTGCTACAA AAACTGATATTCGGAATAATGAAGTTCAACAACAAGCTGTTTCAAAGGATGAACTTTTCGCTGGGACTCAATCTGATGAGAGTGTCCCAAAACAGTTACTGGAATCGATCAAATCTCAACCCGCTCGCAAAGAAGCTCCCGTCGATTCAACTAATATTCGAAGTTTGATTTTGAAGAAATCCATTTTTAATTCGGATTCGGAAAGCGAAGAGGATGATTCTATTTTTGATAccgtaccaaaaagtgcgacAATTATGAAGAATACAGCGACTCCACCGGATGCTAATGTAATGGTAGGCGAGAGGGAATTATTCCCAGAACAGGAAGAATCGAGCCAGATGCAAGATACACCACCAAACGATGTGGAGGTGCCATCAGTTGAGATAAAAGCAAATGTTGAAGAGGATACGAAATCAACTGatgaacaaaatgaagaaaattcttCACAATCTATAAAAAACGCCGTACAGAACGAGTATAATGGCGTAGTTCAAATGCCAGTTGATCAAACTCCTTTTGAGGGATCGACGTCTAAGAGTGGTAACGAACCTTCTAGCGATGGTAGGACGTATAGTATCGAAGAAAAGGATGAATTTCCTCACACCAAACCATGTGATGAAGTGGAAAATTGTAGACCAACCTTAGAAATTGTGATTCCCAGTAATAATGTCCAAGTGGATACCGAGCATAGTGAACTCTTTGCGGTTGAAAGATCAGAGAATATCGAAAAGAATCACAACGAACACGGAGTGGACGAATCAAATACGGGAATGATGATAGCAAATGATATAGATTATTATCTGCACACGAATGAAACTACTAAAGACGAGAGCA CACCTCTGACGCCTCCTTCAGCAAAGTCTGAACCAAAAAGTGCCTTAACATTCAGCCCAATTGGTTTGTTCGATGACGTACCACCACCGGATGATGGTGACGAAACGGACGATGCAACACAACATCGGCAACACCCGCACAACACCGTATCCGGCGAGCCAGCGATGCCATCGATCATGGACGATACAGCTAGCTACCCAACAGAGTCACAATCGCTTAACTTCATACCGAATAGTGGAATTGGTGGTAACCGTTCACGGTATCTCTTTGACGATGAACCACCACCGGATGAAGCAGATAATGCCAGGCCAAAGTCTAATTTTGATGATCTGTCTGCCGGTCGGATGGGCAGCTCAGTTAGTAAAGGGCCGTTTGATAACGTCGCTCCTGCCTCGTTACCTCCGATGGTGGAGGACAGCAATCGTGTAGATTCTACCAAACCTGGCCGTCTAAAGGTTAACAAATTGAACACTAAAATTAATATCAACGTTGCAGCCCTGTTACCCGGTGCAAAAAGATCGAGCGGTAATGTTAGCAGTTCGTCGGAGAAGGTCCTTAATGATGTGAATAATGATGCGATCACTGCTAACCAAATGAAATCGACACACTCCGGAGATGTATCAACTAGTGAAAAATTAACAGGCTTAAACAAGGGCAGAGCAAGAATACCTACCAAACGTAAACCTCCTTCTCGGCAGAATCTTCGCGCAGGAACTGGAACGGGAAGTTCCTCACTGCTGAGTTCCCCCAGGGAAGAAGAACACATTCAAAACGATGCTGAGAAACCAACAGCAGATGATCGTATTGTCGTTGGATCGGAAGGAAAAATAGAGCACATTGAAGCTGGCCTACCGCAAACGAATTTCTCTCC CGTACCGAAGCGCAATGATGATCCATTCGTTGATCGTTTGAGTGCTAGTGTACGAAACCCAACGAAACGATCGGTGCTACCTGATGGTACTGAAGGTGCTAAACCGGTGGCAGTCGTTTCGGTTCAGAAAACAGTGGCAAAGCCTTCGACCAAATCCATTTTTGACGATAGTGATAGTAACGGTGAGGATAACGATGTGTTCACCAGCAAACTACCATCCAAGGCGGTTCCTATTAAGAAACCAGCTCCGGTACAAGAAGCACCGACCAAACAACCACCGAATGTTGGTAGCCGAAGTATTTTCGTTTCCGATGACGAAGACGACAATGCTGGTGACGGTGAAGATGATCTTTTTGGTACGAAAGTATCATCCATTGCTGGTCAGCTAAAATCTAAAGGTGTGGAGGCGTCCGCGTCGCGTTTGGGAGctaaaacggaacggaagggTCTGttcgacgatgacgatgatggcatggacgatgatgatgatctgtTCGGTAGTAAATCCA GAACAACCGCCAAAGTTAACAACCATCAGCTGCAATTGGATCAAACCAAGGCGGGAAGTAGATCCGTTCCGATCATAACTAGACCCCTTACGACCACCACTCAAACGGGTGATGATCCGTTGGCGGATTTGTTAGCCGATTCGTGA